The sequence TTAACTTATCCTGCTCCAATTAATTTTACTTTGATTAATACGAACATACTGATTTGCAATACGTACATTTGAAGGCTTCTCTATATTAGGATCATCGGCTAAAAGCACTGTTGCTGCATTACGAGCCAAATGCAGTATCTGTACATCTTTAACGAGGTCCGATATTTTCAGGTCAACAACCCCACTTTGCTGTGTGCCCGCCAGGTCACCGGGTCCGCGAAGACGCAGATCAACTTCAGCGATCTCAAAACCATCATTGGTCCGTACCATTGTTTCAATACGGACTTTTGACTCGGCGCTCAGTTTAAATGAAGTAAGTAAAATACAATAACTCTTATCGGCCCCCCGCCCTACCCTGCCGCGCAACTGGTGCAATTGCGACAAACCAAAGCGTTCGGCATTTTCGATCACCATTACGCTGGCATTTGGTACATTAACGCCTACTTCAATAACAGTTGTAGCCACCATTATATGAGTTTCACCTTTGACAAAACGCTGCATTTCGAAATCCTTATCGGCCGGCTTCATTTTCCCATGTACAATACTTACCCGATATCCAGGTGCCGGAAAGGCCCGCACAATGCTTTCATACCCATCCATTAAATTTTTCAGGTCAAGCTTTTCCGATTCTTCAATCAAGGGATATACCACATAGATCTGCCGCCCCAAAGCGATCTGCTCTTTCATAAAACCAAACACACGCAAACGCTGCGAATCAAACTTATGTGAGGTGGATATTGGTTTACGGCCAGGGGGTAATTCATCAATAACAGACACATCCAGATCGCCATACAAAGTCATGGCCAGTGTGCGTGGTATGGGGGTTGCCGACATAATGAGCACATGGGGGGGTTGCGTATTTTTTTTCCACATTCGCGCGCGTTGAGCCACTCCAAAACGATGCTGTTCATCAATAACGATCAGACCAAGATTTTGAAACAACACTTCATCTTCCAGCAAAGCATGTGTGCCAATCAAAATATGTAACTCACCACTTTGCAGCTGAGCGTGTAAAATTTTTCGCTCCGATTTTTTTGTAGAACCTGTAAGCAAGTCAACTTTTATATGCAACTCCCCCACCATTTTACTTATGGTTTCATAATGCTGGTTGGCGAGAATTTCTGTGGGAGCTATGATACAGGCCTGAAAACCATTATCCATCGCAATGAGCATGGTCATTAAGGCCACTAATGTTTTTCCGCTCCCTACATCGCCCTGCAACAAACGATTCATCTGCTTACCTGAACCCATATCCGCACGAATCTCTTTGATCACATGTTTTTGGGCATTAGTTAATTCAAAAGGTAAATGATGGGAATAAAAATTATTAAAATAGTCTCCGACTTTACTAAAAACAAATCCCTTAAAATTTTTGCTGCGGATAACTTTTAAGCGCAATAATCGCAATTGTATAAAAAACAACTCTTCAAATTTCAAGCGGTACTCCGCCCTTTGCAAGGCCTCCGGGCTTTCAGGCAAATGAATGTTTTTAAACGCCTGCTCCCGCGAAATAAATTTGTATTCCGCCAGCAATTCATCAGAAAGGGTTTCGGGAACATTTTTACTGATGTTAGCGACAAGTGTTTTAATCAACTTATACACACCCCTGCTGTCGAGTCCTTTATTCTTCATCAGCTCGGTGGTATTATAAACAGGCTGAAGGGCGCTCGCCAGGCGGGTATTTTCATCGCTTACCTCTTCAATTTCGGGGTGGGCAATATTGAACTTATTGTTAAATATGGCGGGTTTGCCGAATATCACAAATTCTGCGTTGGGTTTTACTTTATCAGCTATCCACTTCAATCCGCGGAACCAAACCAATTCCATTGTGCCTGTTTCATCTGCAAAATAAGCAACAAAACGTTTCGCTCTTTGCTTCCCCACCAATTCCACACGTGATATTTTTCCGCGCAGTTGTACATAAGGAAGGTCAACATTTATTTCATTTACCTTGTAAAATTTAGTACGATCAACATACCGGAACGGGTATTGCGTTAACAGATCATGGAAAGTAAACACACGCAATTGCTTTTTTAAAAGTTCGGCCCGGCTCGGACCAACACCTTTTAGGTATTCAATGGGCGTATCGAGAAATGTTTCGGACATATTGAGCCACTAATTTACCGATAAATCAATTATTAAAAAGTGAAATGGTTTTACTAACTTTACGTATAAATACTAATAAAAATGGTAACTGTAATAAAGCTTAACAGTACAAAGCAACAAATTCAACGCTTCTTAAAAAAGATCAAATTCAGAAGAGGCATTAATGCGTACAAATATTGCGGGGTTATTAAACTCAAAGAATCTCCCTTTGATATTCAAAAAAGAATGAGAGATGAGTGGGAATAATTTTTTAATTGATACTAATGTAGCGCTGTTTCTATTGTCAGGAAATAAAACTGTTGCTAACTTAATTAATGACAAACAACTATATATTTCCTTTGTAACGCAATTAGAATTATTGGGATACAACGGAATTTCAAATGATGAAATTTCAAAGGTTAAGCAATTTATTGATGAGTGCGTTATTATCGATATCAATTCCGAAATAAAGGATCGCGTTATCGAAATAAGAAAAAAGTACGCGATTAAACTTCCTGATGCTATTATTGCTGCCACATCAATTTATATTGATGCCCCGCTCCTTTCCGCCGACAAAGGCTTCAAAAAAATTACTGCATTGCAACTTATTCTGATTGAGGAGTAAGTAAATTATTACTAATTGAAAAAAATACTCATCATACGCTTTAGCTCTATAGGCGACATTGTTTTAACAACACCTGTTATACGCTGTTTAAAAACACAACTCAAGGATGTTGAGATACATTACCTAACAAAAAAAAGCTTCGGCTCTCTTTTAGAAGGTAATCCGTATGTTGACAAAGTCCACACCATTAAAGAAAACATTGACGAAGCCATTAAGGATCTCAAAAAAGAAAATTTCGATTTTGTAGTCGACCTTCACCATAACCTGCGAAGCTTACAGGTAAAGCGAAAACTTAAAAAACCATCCTCTTCATTCAACAAGCTGAATATTGAAAAATTTTTAATGGTTCGTTTTAAAATTAACAGGCTGCCTGCAATCCATATTGTCGACCGTTACATGGATACCGTCAACCAACTTAATGTAAGCAATGACGGCAAAGGCCTGGATTATTTTATCCCTTCAAAAGACGAAATAAACATCGGCACATTGCCCGAAACACACCGCAACGGATATATTGGTTTTGTAGTTGGCGCTGCGCATGCCACAAAACAATTACCCGTTGAAAAAATAATTTCCATTTGCAAAAAACTAAACACTCCGATCATTTTATTAGGCGGGAAAGAGGATGAAGTAAAAGGCGATCAGATCAAAAAGGCGGTTGGTGACCTGATCTTTAATGCCTGCAATCAATATAACATCAATCAATCCGCATCACTTGTAAAACAAGCTCAAAAAATAATCACACACGACACCGGCCTGATGCATATAGCGGCGGCCTTTCAAAAGCAAATTGTTTCTGTTTGGGGGAATACTGTTCCGGAGTTTGGGATGTATGCTTATACAGGGGCGAGGGGCGAGGGACGAGGGGTGAGGAACGAAACAATTGAGGTGAAAAATTTAAGCTGCAGGCCTTGTTCTAAGATTGGCTATGATAAATGTCCCAAAGGAGACTTTAAGTGTATGAAGGAAATTGATGAAAACCAGATCGTGGACTTCTTAAGCCAATAAAATCTCAGCGGGTATTCCAAGAAACTTATGAAGTGCTTTTACAATTGAAAGGGTCAGCGGTTTTTTCCCGCTTAAAATTTGTGAAACATAGCTCTTATTGCCGATGTATGGCTCAAGGTCTTTACTCCTTAAACCCCTTTCTTCCATTTTCAATTTAATCGCTGCAACCGGATTTGGTATCGGTATCGCATAGTGCCGATCCTCATAATCCTTAATAAGCAAAAGTACAACCTGAAGGTTTTCTCCTTCAGCTGTGTTGGGTTTTATTTTTTTGTCAAACATTCCATCCACCCAATTAAGATATGTATTGTACTCCTTTTCTGTTTTAATAGGCTTTAATTTCATTTTCCTGAATATTTAATTCTACTAACATTGATCTTATCATATTCTGCATGCGTTCCAAACCATTTTACCTGCATTGTCCTATATTCAAAAGCAACCCGGACCACCAATCTGTATTTATTTCCCAATATATTAAACACAACTCTGTTATCTCCAACTAAACTCGCATTTCCATATATCTTCTTCAATTCGTTAAAGTTCCTAAATTCACTTTTCAGCAACTCACTATACCACTCAAGTAATGCATTCTTAGCCAAAGGATATTTTTTACAATATTCCAATAGCGTCCTTCTTGCTATGATATTAAACACAACACAAAGATAAAAGTTTACTAATAGTAAACAAATAAAAACAGTGCTTTTTTTAAAGAAACAGCGCCTTCAACTCCGTTGCCTCTGCGGGTTTCATTTTACCCGCAAGGATCAGACTCAGCTGTCTTCTGCGCAAAGCGCCTGCATAACGCTCCTTTTCTTCTTCACTTTCAGGGATCAATTCAGGAACAGGTAATGGTGAGCCATTCTGATCAACAGCAACGAAGGTGTAGATAGCTTCATTAGACTTTGTCCGTTCACCGGTAACAGCATCCTCGACCCACACATCGATAAATGTTTCCATTGAAGACGTAAATGAACGTGAAACTTTCGCCTGCACAGTAACTATGCTTCCCAATTTAATTGCATGGCCAAACGAAACACTATTTACAGAAGCTGTTACTACAACCCGCTTACAGTGCCTGTGAGCAGCTATTGCAGAGGTAATATCCATCCAATGCAACAACTTGCCTCCGGCAAGATTGCCTAATGCGTTTGTGTCGTTGGGCAAAACAAACTCAGTTGTTATTGCCAGTGACTCCTTTGCGGTTTTCGATTTTGCCATGTTGTAAAGTTATAAGTTAAAGTTTATACTGTAGTAGTTGTTCGAAAATATTAATAATCAAAAATAGTTTGGGCTAAAGCCCACGTTGGTGTGCCTTTCATTACCCCGACCTTAAGGTCGGGGTAATGAAAAATAAAAGATAACCGAGCTTTAGCCCAAACACTGCTAATGGTGAAAAATATAGTTGTATTCATCCAACTTATGATCGTATAACTTATAACTTTACGCTATGTTATACATCAAAGCGCTGCACATCATATTCGTAGTGACCTGGTTTGCGGGATTATTTTATATTCCGCGCCTTTTCATCTATCATACAGAGGCCCAGGATAAGCCCGAACCCGAAAAATCAATTCTTTCCAAACAGTTTAAGATCATGCAAAAACGGCTATGGTATGGCATTACCTGGCCTTCCGCTATACTTACATACACATTCGCATTTTGGCTGGCGTATGAAATGTTCGGCATTTCTTTTCCGGGATGGCTGTTGCTTAAACTCACATTTGTTTTTGGGTTAACGCTTTATCATTTTCAATGCGGCGCCTTATACAAACAATTACAAAATGATGTATTCAAATGGTCCGCGATCAAATTGCGTTTCTGGAACGAAGTGGCGACCCTTTTTTTAGTGGCAATAGTATTTATTGTTGAACTGAAAGACTTCGGAAATTTTTGGTGGGGAATTGTTGGGTTGTTGATCTTTGCCGGATTGTTGGTGGCTTCAATAGTAGTATACGGCAGAAAGAGAAAAGAATAAAAAAAATTGGCAATTGGCAGTTGGCAGTGATTATCGTTTGCCAATTGCCCTTTGCCAACTTCTTTTTTTGCTAACTTTTTTAATTCTCATACACCCATGCCGCAGTGATCGTACGAACCTTGGCAAGCTCATTCTCGGCCTCGTCTTTATTGGAAAAATCGCCGCAGCTTACCATAAATAAACCATCTTTATTTTTGCCGATTATAGCAGCATTCAGGTTTTTCGCTTTCATCATGGCCACAAAATTATTGGCGTTCGACTCAATTTTAAAACAACCGCTAATGATATGATATTTCAGACCGGCCACCAATTTAGTGCCATTATTTACGCCGGCTGTTTTGTCCTTCTCATGGGCGGCAACAGAAACATTTTCATGCAAACGAACCACCAGTTTATGGTCAACATCATCAATTAAGGACAAAGTTGCGAGGGGCAGCGTATCATTTATGGGTAAGGAAAATTTACCAGGGTTAAGATCTTTATCCGACAATGCAGGCTTAACTTCCGGGCGCACTTTGTAAAGCAGGGCGATCCGTTCAGCAAATGGATTGAGGGATGAATAATTAGCGTTTTTCAATATATCAGTACCAACCGACAACCAGATAAGAGAAGTAGCTATAAACAAAGCCAGGGCGGTTGTAATGTAAGCCAATGTTTTTCTTCTCTTTCTTTCCTGCGGAATCGGTTCACGGTCAACAAACTTCTTTTCTATACGCTCCTGTATATTCTCACGCTTAACAGGTAATGACTGAATTGCTATCATTCCGAAAGCTTCCACCAAATAATTAACCGATTTATCCGGCTCAAATTGTATGTTACGCTCAATATCCAGGTATAGAGAACCGACCAATTCAAGCGTTACCTTCTCACCTCGTTTTAATGCGCCATTACTTTCTGCAACAAAACTGCTAATGATGTTATTCGCTTCCGAAAAAGTCTTGTTTTCAGCCTTTACTATTTGATTAGCTAACAAGCCATCGTTGCTCTTTAAATGCTTATTGAAAGTAATGTTTTTATGGGGTGGAGTAAACACATGCTGGGTGGTATGCACTTTGGCAGCAGCATACCCCGTCACAAATCCTCCAAAATCAGGTACGATCACGCAATCGTGTTCGTATAATAAGGCGCTTATGTGTTTATCGATTTTCATAAGGGACATAAAAATAACAATATTTTACCCTCTTTTTACCAAAAAAATATCCTTCTTTTTGGAGGACGGCTTAATACTCATTATTTATTACTGAATCATAGCAGGTTAAAAGGCTGTCAGTGCGAAAATTTGCTTGGATTCAGTTATACTGATACCAAGTATTTCTAAACAAAATAGTATCAGTATATTTACGCATTATATAAAATAAATGGAAACATTAAAGGAAAATCTTCCAATTACGGCCTGGGCTGAAGATGACCGGCCCCGCGAAAAACTCATGAGTAAAGGCCGTCATGTATTAAGTGATGCCGAGTTGATCGCTATTCTAATAGCAAGCGGAAATACAGAAGAAACAGCGGTTGAGCTTTCAAAACGTATTTTAAATTCAGTGAATAACAATTTGAATGAGCTGGGAAAGCTAACAATAAATGACCTAACAAAATTCAGGGGAATTGGTGAAGCCAAAGCGATAAGCATTATTGCCGCGTTGGAACTTGGCCGCCGGAGAAAAGAAACAGAAGTTATAAAACGCGAAAAAATAACAACCAGTGCCGGTGTTTATGAGATATTTAAGTCACTTTTACTTGACCTGCCTCATGAAGAATTTTGGGTGCTGCTTTTAAGCCGATCTGGCAATATTATTAAAAAAGAGATGATCAGTCGTGGCGGCGTATCGGGAACGGTGGTCGATTCCAAAATAATTTTTAAATCTGCAGTAGAAAACTTAGCCTGTTCGGTTATTTTATGTCATAACCACCCATCAGGCAATACCAAACCCAGCGAACAGGATATACAAATAACAAAAAAATTAAAGGAAGCAGGAAGACTTTTGGAAATACCTGTTCTTGATCATGTTATAGTAAGCGAGACGGGGTATTATAGTTTTGCGGATGAAGGAATGATGTAGTGCGGATAACCTGCCTACTCCGCCTGAGGCGAATTCGGCAGGCAAGCGAATCAAAATTAAATATGCTTAAAATCCTTACCATAATAGGTGCCCGTCCGCAGATCATTAAAGCTGCTGCTTTGAGCAGAGCGATAAGCAAAAGCTATTCGGATAAAATCAAAGAAGTGATCGTGCATACCGGCCAGCATTACGATCCGAACATGAGCCAGGTGTTTTTTGATGAACTCAATATTCCGGCACCAAATTATAATCTAAACATAGGTTCAGATTCTCACGGCAAGCAAACCGCTGCCATGATAGTTGGGATTGAAGAAATACTTGAAAAGGAAAGCCCCAATTGCATAGTGTTATATGGCGATACCAATTCAACATTAGCAGGTGCCATCGCGGCTTCTAAAATACATGTCCCTGTTGTACATATCGAAGCGGGCTTGCGTTCATACAATAAAGCCATGCCTGAAGAAGTGAACCGCATTTTATGCGATCATGTTTCTACATTACTCTTCTCTCCTACCAAAACCGGGTACCACAATTTAATGAAAGAAGGCTTCATTGAAAATAATCCCGCTCCTTATACAGCAGATAATCCAAAAATATATCACTGTGGTGATGTGATGTATGATAATAGTCTTTATTTCTCAAGTATTGCCGATCAGAAAACCAATATCATATCACAGCTTAAATTAGAAAGCGGACAATTTATTTTAGCGACGATTCATCGCAATACGAATACGGACGACCCGAAACGTCTTTCCGCACTATTCAGTTCTATGTTAAAGATCTCAACAAAATCAAAGATCACTATTGTAGTTCCGCTTCACCCCCGTACAGCCAAATTGCTGGATAAAAATTTGCCGGCTGAATTATATAAAAAAATAAAAGAGGATCCGCTTATAAAGATCGTGCCACCCGCTTCATTCCTTGAAATGATCGCGCTTGAAAAAAACTGTAAACTGGTGATGACCGATTCCGGTGGTGTACAAAAAGAGGCGTTTTTTTTTAAAAAGCCCTGCATTATTTTACGTTCAGAAACGGAATGGATTGAGCTTGTTGAATGCGGCAGTGCGATAATTACCGACGCAGATGAAAATAAAATTATTGCGGCTTATGATCTTTTCTCCAACAAAACAAATTTGAATTTCCCTAAATTGTTTGGCGATGGAAAGGCAGCTGAATTTATTTGCGGGGAAATTTTGAAGCACTGTTAATTGTTAATTGCTTTTTATCCCTATTTTCTCTATAGAAGTTTAATCGGAGAAAGCCAAAATGAAATTTATAGTTAACGCCAATCTAGCGATCCCAGGAAGTTCACTTACCGCTGAAGGATTAAAATTTCTCATAGAAAAATCTGAAAAAGGACCTTTTTATCCTATCGAAGAACTTAAAAAGAGGATCGATAAATGGAAAAGAAAATCCGAAAAGTAATATTTTCTAAACTTTTCTAAAAAAGTCTTAAAATATATACGACTACGGAGTTGAAACCTTTGGAACAAAAGCCGCAAATTATTTCATTGAGGATCTTTATGAAAATATCGCATCTTTAAACAAGCAATTCTATCTCCATCCTGAGTGCAGGCATCTACACACAAAGACAAAAATATATAGAAATATTATCAAAGGTGCTTACCTAATAATTTACAGAATAAAATCCGACAACATCGAAATTCTGATCGCAATCAGAGGTGATGTTAGTATTTCCAAAATAAAGGCTGCCAGAAAAGTTCGGGTATAGATAACTTGTCTCTTTGCACCTTAAAAATTCTTATTTTAGTGCAGAATTGAAGACTTACAAAAATGAAGATCTCTTACAACTGGCTTAAAACTTACCTGAAGATCAACCTGACAGCCGAAG comes from Bacteroidota bacterium and encodes:
- the recG gene encoding ATP-dependent DNA helicase RecG — its product is MSETFLDTPIEYLKGVGPSRAELLKKQLRVFTFHDLLTQYPFRYVDRTKFYKVNEINVDLPYVQLRGKISRVELVGKQRAKRFVAYFADETGTMELVWFRGLKWIADKVKPNAEFVIFGKPAIFNNKFNIAHPEIEEVSDENTRLASALQPVYNTTELMKNKGLDSRGVYKLIKTLVANISKNVPETLSDELLAEYKFISREQAFKNIHLPESPEALQRAEYRLKFEELFFIQLRLLRLKVIRSKNFKGFVFSKVGDYFNNFYSHHLPFELTNAQKHVIKEIRADMGSGKQMNRLLQGDVGSGKTLVALMTMLIAMDNGFQACIIAPTEILANQHYETISKMVGELHIKVDLLTGSTKKSERKILHAQLQSGELHILIGTHALLEDEVLFQNLGLIVIDEQHRFGVAQRARMWKKNTQPPHVLIMSATPIPRTLAMTLYGDLDVSVIDELPPGRKPISTSHKFDSQRLRVFGFMKEQIALGRQIYVVYPLIEESEKLDLKNLMDGYESIVRAFPAPGYRVSIVHGKMKPADKDFEMQRFVKGETHIMVATTVIEVGVNVPNASVMVIENAERFGLSQLHQLRGRVGRGADKSYCILLTSFKLSAESKVRIETMVRTNDGFEIAEVDLRLRGPGDLAGTQQSGVVDLKISDLVKDVQILHLARNAATVLLADDPNIEKPSNVRIANQYVRINQSKINWSRIS
- a CDS encoding type II toxin-antitoxin system VapC family toxin, whose amino-acid sequence is MSGNNFLIDTNVALFLLSGNKTVANLINDKQLYISFVTQLELLGYNGISNDEISKVKQFIDECVIIDINSEIKDRVIEIRKKYAIKLPDAIIAATSIYIDAPLLSADKGFKKITALQLILIEE
- a CDS encoding glycosyltransferase family 9 protein; this translates as MKKILIIRFSSIGDIVLTTPVIRCLKTQLKDVEIHYLTKKSFGSLLEGNPYVDKVHTIKENIDEAIKDLKKENFDFVVDLHHNLRSLQVKRKLKKPSSSFNKLNIEKFLMVRFKINRLPAIHIVDRYMDTVNQLNVSNDGKGLDYFIPSKDEINIGTLPETHRNGYIGFVVGAAHATKQLPVEKIISICKKLNTPIILLGGKEDEVKGDQIKKAVGDLIFNACNQYNINQSASLVKQAQKIITHDTGLMHIAAAFQKQIVSVWGNTVPEFGMYAYTGARGEGRGVRNETIEVKNLSCRPCSKIGYDKCPKGDFKCMKEIDENQIVDFLSQ
- a CDS encoding helix-turn-helix domain-containing protein gives rise to the protein MKLKPIKTEKEYNTYLNWVDGMFDKKIKPNTAEGENLQVVLLLIKDYEDRHYAIPIPNPVAAIKLKMEERGLRSKDLEPYIGNKSYVSQILSGKKPLTLSIVKALHKFLGIPAEILLA
- a CDS encoding type II toxin-antitoxin system HigB family toxin, with the protein product MFNIIARRTLLEYCKKYPLAKNALLEWYSELLKSEFRNFNELKKIYGNASLVGDNRVVFNILGNKYRLVVRVAFEYRTMQVKWFGTHAEYDKINVSRIKYSGK
- a CDS encoding acyl-CoA thioesterase, with protein sequence MAKSKTAKESLAITTEFVLPNDTNALGNLAGGKLLHWMDITSAIAAHRHCKRVVVTASVNSVSFGHAIKLGSIVTVQAKVSRSFTSSMETFIDVWVEDAVTGERTKSNEAIYTFVAVDQNGSPLPVPELIPESEEEKERYAGALRRRQLSLILAGKMKPAEATELKALFL
- a CDS encoding CopD family protein: MLYIKALHIIFVVTWFAGLFYIPRLFIYHTEAQDKPEPEKSILSKQFKIMQKRLWYGITWPSAILTYTFAFWLAYEMFGISFPGWLLLKLTFVFGLTLYHFQCGALYKQLQNDVFKWSAIKLRFWNEVATLFLVAIVFIVELKDFGNFWWGIVGLLIFAGLLVASIVVYGRKRKE
- a CDS encoding HU-CCDC81 and SPOR domain-containing protein, producing MSLMKIDKHISALLYEHDCVIVPDFGGFVTGYAAAKVHTTQHVFTPPHKNITFNKHLKSNDGLLANQIVKAENKTFSEANNIISSFVAESNGALKRGEKVTLELVGSLYLDIERNIQFEPDKSVNYLVEAFGMIAIQSLPVKRENIQERIEKKFVDREPIPQERKRRKTLAYITTALALFIATSLIWLSVGTDILKNANYSSLNPFAERIALLYKVRPEVKPALSDKDLNPGKFSLPINDTLPLATLSLIDDVDHKLVVRLHENVSVAAHEKDKTAGVNNGTKLVAGLKYHIISGCFKIESNANNFVAMMKAKNLNAAIIGKNKDGLFMVSCGDFSNKDEAENELAKVRTITAAWVYEN
- the radC gene encoding DNA repair protein RadC yields the protein METLKENLPITAWAEDDRPREKLMSKGRHVLSDAELIAILIASGNTEETAVELSKRILNSVNNNLNELGKLTINDLTKFRGIGEAKAISIIAALELGRRRKETEVIKREKITTSAGVYEIFKSLLLDLPHEEFWVLLLSRSGNIIKKEMISRGGVSGTVVDSKIIFKSAVENLACSVILCHNHPSGNTKPSEQDIQITKKLKEAGRLLEIPVLDHVIVSETGYYSFADEGMM
- the wecB gene encoding UDP-N-acetylglucosamine 2-epimerase (non-hydrolyzing) encodes the protein MLKILTIIGARPQIIKAAALSRAISKSYSDKIKEVIVHTGQHYDPNMSQVFFDELNIPAPNYNLNIGSDSHGKQTAAMIVGIEEILEKESPNCIVLYGDTNSTLAGAIAASKIHVPVVHIEAGLRSYNKAMPEEVNRILCDHVSTLLFSPTKTGYHNLMKEGFIENNPAPYTADNPKIYHCGDVMYDNSLYFSSIADQKTNIISQLKLESGQFILATIHRNTNTDDPKRLSALFSSMLKISTKSKITIVVPLHPRTAKLLDKNLPAELYKKIKEDPLIKIVPPASFLEMIALEKNCKLVMTDSGGVQKEAFFFKKPCIILRSETEWIELVECGSAIITDADENKIIAAYDLFSNKTNLNFPKLFGDGKAAEFICGEILKHC
- a CDS encoding type II toxin-antitoxin system RelE/ParE family toxin, with protein sequence MYDYGVETFGTKAANYFIEDLYENIASLNKQFYLHPECRHLHTKTKIYRNIIKGAYLIIYRIKSDNIEILIAIRGDVSISKIKAARKVRV